One Algibacter sp. L3A6 genomic region harbors:
- a CDS encoding acetyl-CoA C-acyltransferase — MNKEVVIVSAARTPIGSFLGSLSTIAAPKLGAIAIKGALDKINLKPELVDEVLMGNVVQAGTGQAPARQAAIYAGIPNTVPCTTINKVCASGMKAVMQAAQSIALGDADIIVAGGMENMSLIPHYLHARTGTKFGPTSLIDGLQKDGLVDPYSDDAMGVCADACANKYEFSREDQDAYAIQSYNRSAAAWEAGKFDNEVVPVEVPQRRGEPLVFSKDEEFTNVKMDKIPQLRPAFSKDGTVTAANASTINDGAGAMILMSKEKANELGLKVLATIKSYADAAHEPEWFTTAPAKALPKALNKAGMKFEDVDFFEFNEAFSVVGLANMKILGLNDSNVNVNGGAVSLGHPLGCSGVRILITLLNVLEQNNAKIGAAAICNGGGGASAVVIERP, encoded by the coding sequence ATGAACAAAGAAGTCGTTATCGTTTCTGCAGCAAGAACACCAATTGGTAGTTTTTTAGGAAGTTTATCAACTATTGCTGCTCCAAAATTAGGAGCAATTGCAATAAAAGGTGCTTTAGATAAAATTAATTTAAAGCCCGAATTGGTAGATGAAGTTTTAATGGGTAATGTGGTACAAGCAGGTACAGGACAAGCTCCAGCAAGACAAGCCGCTATATACGCAGGTATACCAAACACGGTGCCTTGTACAACGATAAATAAAGTTTGTGCTTCGGGTATGAAAGCTGTTATGCAAGCCGCTCAAAGTATTGCGCTTGGTGATGCAGATATTATAGTTGCTGGTGGTATGGAAAACATGAGTTTAATACCTCATTATTTACATGCTAGAACGGGAACTAAATTTGGACCAACATCTTTAATAGATGGTTTACAAAAAGATGGTTTAGTAGATCCATATAGTGATGATGCTATGGGTGTATGCGCAGATGCTTGTGCTAATAAGTATGAGTTTTCTCGTGAAGATCAAGATGCTTACGCCATACAATCTTACAATCGTTCTGCAGCTGCTTGGGAAGCAGGAAAATTTGATAACGAAGTTGTACCTGTAGAAGTACCACAACGTCGTGGTGAACCTTTAGTTTTTTCTAAAGATGAAGAGTTTACTAACGTTAAAATGGATAAAATACCGCAACTTAGACCTGCTTTTAGTAAAGACGGAACTGTTACAGCGGCCAATGCTTCTACCATAAATGATGGTGCCGGAGCTATGATATTAATGAGTAAAGAGAAAGCAAACGAACTTGGATTAAAAGTTCTAGCGACTATAAAAAGTTATGCAGATGCTGCTCACGAACCAGAATGGTTTACCACAGCACCAGCAAAAGCGCTTCCAAAAGCCTTGAACAAAGCAGGAATGAAATTTGAAGATGTAGATTTCTTTGAGTTTAACGAAGCTTTTTCGGTTGTTGGTTTAGCAAACATGAAAATTTTAGGGCTAAATGATAGTAACGTTAATGTAAATGGTGGAGCAGTTTCACTTGGACATCCACTGGGTTGTTCTGGTGTTAGAATACTAATTACATTACTAAATGTACTTGAACAGAACAATGCCAAAATTGGTGCCGCTGCAATTTGCAACGGTGGTGGTGGCGCATCGGCTGTAGTTATTGAACGTCCTTAA
- a CDS encoding TonB-dependent receptor plug domain-containing protein codes for MNFKEKILLFIMIITSLLCFKTFAQKGKVYNDMTLEELLDIDVVVTASKHPEDLFETPLSTTIISKEEISNSGVTSIPEALRLSQGLIVREITPGNYDIHIRGYDDITKNVYLTLSYNTTILVMIDNRIVYSYFSGGTFWETLPVDLIDVERIEVVRGPASALYGPNAVTGVINIITSHANKKGKNITVNSQIGTNEAKNASVNIGYNWDDKTKLSFSGNFTERHRFDTNYFDFIRKGYTSVDSLTMFVSPVKDVNGNEPWSFLEYQEELGAHYNEDLSLRRVGGNIFLTHNFKENSNIDIAVGAQKSQSQRTGFVNLATPLSQTESESYYFNAKINHNNISGQFNINTGKDENNYKFNSYKFTNIEGNLEYFKEFKNVSIRPGVNYKFLSYNSPFTYDDGFSFNELNYEFKDEPRETFSYSAFVLTEWKPISKLRIIGAIRVDKFGFNKNYFTNFEMASTYRVNKNNLVRAAYSRASKSPFFFDTYLNSNLTVKYASNATNLNVPVDFTVSGQEDLKYPTITSFEMGWRTKLSTNLTLDFEAFYSKVDNFVNPNAYYDYVTTQELDEAGEPGEILTIHADGSVIFENYDLNANQFGAGFTLNYDFSNNFQAKVFGTYQKTHISGRKDIEIELTDIVFEPNAEGDILTTTLSNRTNPTQWSEEATPSFFGGFAFNYKPNNKWSFNTDAYIYADHEFANYNYYQISNVDNIDDAKVQMNIKTNMILNAKTIYQLNKNMSVNFTAKNILGKHREYGFADNIGSLFLIGIQWKY; via the coding sequence ATGAATTTTAAGGAAAAAATACTTTTATTCATTATGATCATAACATCTTTGTTATGCTTCAAAACTTTCGCGCAAAAAGGTAAAGTTTATAATGATATGACTCTTGAAGAGTTGTTGGATATTGATGTTGTGGTAACTGCTTCTAAACACCCAGAAGATTTATTTGAGACACCACTGTCTACAACTATTATTAGTAAAGAGGAAATTAGTAATTCTGGAGTTACAAGTATTCCGGAAGCATTGCGCTTGTCTCAAGGTTTAATTGTTAGAGAAATTACACCAGGTAATTACGACATTCATATTAGGGGGTATGATGATATTACAAAAAATGTTTATTTAACATTGTCTTACAATACTACTATATTGGTTATGATTGATAACCGAATAGTATATAGTTATTTTAGTGGAGGAACTTTCTGGGAAACTTTACCTGTCGATTTAATTGATGTTGAAAGAATTGAAGTTGTTAGAGGACCTGCGTCTGCTTTATACGGGCCTAATGCTGTTACTGGTGTAATTAACATCATCACTTCTCATGCTAATAAAAAAGGTAAAAACATTACTGTTAATAGCCAAATTGGAACCAACGAGGCTAAAAATGCTAGCGTAAATATTGGTTACAATTGGGATGATAAAACAAAGCTTTCCTTCTCTGGTAATTTTACAGAACGGCACCGTTTTGATACGAATTATTTTGATTTCATAAGGAAAGGGTATACATCTGTAGATAGTTTAACCATGTTTGTCTCACCAGTAAAAGATGTAAATGGCAATGAGCCTTGGTCGTTTTTAGAGTATCAAGAAGAACTCGGTGCACATTATAATGAAGATCTCAGTTTAAGAAGAGTAGGAGGAAATATATTTTTAACCCATAATTTTAAAGAAAATTCTAATATTGATATTGCTGTTGGTGCACAAAAGTCTCAAAGTCAAAGAACAGGTTTTGTAAACTTAGCTACGCCATTGTCTCAAACAGAGTCCGAAAGTTATTACTTCAACGCTAAAATAAATCACAATAATATAAGCGGGCAGTTTAATATTAATACAGGGAAAGATGAAAATAATTACAAGTTTAATTCTTATAAGTTTACTAATATAGAAGGGAATCTAGAGTATTTTAAAGAATTTAAAAACGTAAGTATTAGACCAGGAGTTAATTATAAGTTTTTATCTTATAATAGCCCATTTACTTACGATGACGGATTTAGTTTTAATGAGCTTAATTACGAATTTAAAGATGAGCCTAGAGAAACGTTTTCTTATTCTGCTTTTGTGTTAACAGAATGGAAACCAATATCTAAACTTAGGATTATTGGAGCTATTCGTGTTGATAAATTTGGGTTTAATAAAAATTATTTCACCAATTTTGAAATGGCATCCACGTATCGAGTAAATAAAAATAATTTAGTTAGAGCTGCTTATTCTAGAGCTAGTAAATCACCGTTCTTTTTTGATACGTATCTAAACAGTAATTTAACGGTGAAATATGCGAGTAACGCTACTAATCTAAATGTACCTGTGGATTTTACTGTTAGTGGCCAAGAAGATCTAAAATATCCAACTATTACAAGTTTTGAAATGGGTTGGAGAACGAAATTGAGTACAAATTTAACTTTAGATTTTGAGGCATTTTATTCTAAAGTAGACAATTTTGTAAATCCAAATGCATATTATGATTATGTAACTACACAAGAACTAGATGAAGCAGGAGAGCCTGGTGAAATTTTAACTATACATGCTGATGGTTCTGTTATATTCGAAAATTACGATTTAAATGCCAACCAGTTTGGGGCAGGATTTACATTAAATTATGATTTTAGTAATAATTTTCAAGCTAAGGTGTTCGGTACGTATCAAAAAACGCATATTTCAGGTAGAAAAGATATAGAGATTGAATTAACAGATATTGTATTTGAACCTAATGCGGAAGGAGATATATTAACAACAACTTTAAGTAATAGAACAAACCCTACACAATGGAGCGAAGAAGCAACACCATCTTTTTTTGGAGGCTTTGCTTTTAACTATAAGCCTAATAATAAATGGAGCTTTAATACAGATGCCTATATATATGCCGATCATGAGTTTGCTAACTATAATTATTATCAAATATCTAATGTAGATAATATTGATGATGCCAAAGTACAGATGAATATTAAAACTAATATGATTCTAAATGCTAAAACAATCTATCAATTAAATAAAAATATGTCTGTTAATTTTACAGCAAAAAATATATTAGGAAAACATCGCGAGTATGGTTTTGCAGACAATATTGGTTCTCTTTTCTTAATAGGCATACAATGGAAATATTAA
- the gyrA gene encoding DNA gyrase subunit A, which yields MAEGEKLIPINIEDEMKSAYIDYSMSVIVSRALPDVRDGLKPVHRRVLYGMHELGIRANTAHKKSARIVGEVLGKYHPHGDTSVYDAMVRMAQEWSLRYMLVDGQGNFGSIDGDSPAAMRYTEARMRKIAEDMLADIDKETVDHKLNFDDTLQEPTVLPTRIPGLLVNGASGIAVGMATNMPPHNLTEVVNGTIAYIENNDIEIDELIQLIKAPDFPTGGTIYGYDGVKEAFHTGRGRIVMRAKTNIEEVNGRECIIVDEIPYQVNKADMIKKTADLVNDKKLEGISLIRDESDRNGMRIVYVLKRDAIPNIVLNKLFKYTALQSSFSVNNIALVNGRPQLLNLKELIHYFVEHRHEVVVRRTTYELRKAEERAHILEGLIIASDNIDEVIKIIRASNNADEARNNLIERFKLSEIQAKAIVEMRLRQLTGLEQDKLRAEYDEIMKTIIDLKDILDRKERRMDIIKEELVVVRDKYGDERRSVIEYAGGDLSIEDMIPNESVVITISHAGYIKRTSLTEYKTQHRGGVGQKASTTRNEDFLEHLFVGTNHQYMLFFTQKGKCFWMRVYEIPEGSKTSKGRAIQNLVNIEQDDKVMAFICTQDLKDEEYINSHYVIMATKKGQVKKTSLEQYSRPRTNGINAITIKDDDVLLEAKLTTGESQVMLALKSGKAIRFEEAKTRPMGRGASGVRGIRLQDEETDEVIGMIAVDDMESNVLVVSENGYGKRSSLEDYRITNRGGKGVKTISITEKTGNLVSIKNVTDEDDLMIINKSGVAIRLAVADLRVMGRATQGVKLINLKGKDSIAAVAKVMHEDEEIVLEGEEGETSVEGVEGVENTDVSEDGTTLDNNLEDNNTEI from the coding sequence ATGGCAGAAGGAGAAAAACTTATTCCAATTAATATTGAAGATGAGATGAAATCAGCTTACATTGATTATTCAATGTCAGTTATTGTGTCACGTGCTTTACCAGACGTAAGAGATGGTTTAAAACCAGTTCATAGACGTGTACTTTATGGTATGCATGAACTAGGTATTAGAGCAAATACAGCACATAAAAAGTCGGCAAGAATAGTTGGGGAAGTTTTAGGTAAGTATCACCCTCACGGCGATACTTCGGTTTACGATGCAATGGTACGTATGGCTCAAGAGTGGAGTTTACGTTACATGCTTGTAGACGGACAAGGGAATTTTGGTTCGATTGATGGTGATAGTCCTGCAGCAATGCGTTATACAGAAGCACGTATGCGCAAAATTGCTGAAGACATGTTGGCAGATATCGATAAGGAAACCGTAGATCATAAGTTAAACTTTGATGATACGTTACAAGAACCAACAGTTTTACCAACGCGTATTCCAGGTCTTTTAGTTAATGGAGCATCGGGTATTGCTGTAGGTATGGCAACTAACATGCCGCCTCACAATTTGACAGAGGTTGTAAATGGTACAATTGCATATATCGAAAATAACGATATTGAAATTGATGAGTTGATCCAACTTATTAAAGCGCCAGATTTTCCAACAGGTGGTACTATATATGGTTACGATGGTGTAAAGGAAGCTTTCCATACAGGTCGTGGACGTATTGTTATGCGTGCTAAAACCAATATTGAAGAGGTAAACGGTCGTGAATGTATTATTGTTGACGAAATTCCATACCAAGTCAATAAGGCAGACATGATTAAAAAAACTGCCGATTTAGTTAACGATAAAAAACTAGAAGGTATTTCGCTTATTCGTGATGAATCTGATAGAAATGGTATGCGTATCGTTTATGTTTTAAAACGTGATGCGATTCCTAATATCGTTCTAAATAAACTTTTTAAATACACAGCGTTACAGTCTTCTTTTAGTGTAAATAATATTGCATTAGTAAATGGACGTCCGCAGTTATTAAACTTAAAGGAGTTAATTCATTATTTCGTAGAGCATAGACATGAAGTTGTTGTTAGACGTACAACTTATGAGTTACGTAAAGCAGAAGAACGCGCACATATATTAGAAGGATTAATTATTGCTTCGGATAATATAGATGAAGTTATAAAAATTATTCGTGCTTCTAATAATGCCGATGAAGCTAGAAATAACTTAATTGAACGTTTCAAACTTTCAGAAATTCAAGCGAAAGCTATTGTTGAGATGCGTTTGCGTCAGTTAACAGGTTTAGAGCAAGATAAATTGCGTGCTGAATATGATGAAATTATGAAAACTATTATTGACCTTAAAGATATCTTAGATCGCAAAGAGCGTAGAATGGATATTATTAAGGAAGAATTAGTTGTTGTTCGTGATAAATATGGTGATGAGCGTCGTTCTGTAATAGAATATGCTGGTGGCGATTTAAGTATCGAAGATATGATCCCTAACGAGAGTGTAGTTATTACAATTTCTCATGCAGGTTATATTAAACGTACATCTTTAACAGAATACAAAACACAGCATAGAGGAGGTGTAGGGCAAAAAGCATCTACAACAAGAAATGAAGATTTCTTAGAACACTTATTTGTGGGTACAAACCATCAATATATGTTGTTCTTCACTCAAAAAGGAAAATGTTTCTGGATGCGTGTTTACGAAATCCCAGAAGGATCTAAAACATCTAAAGGACGTGCTATTCAAAACCTTGTAAATATTGAACAAGATGATAAAGTTATGGCTTTCATCTGTACTCAAGATTTAAAAGATGAAGAATACATTAATAGTCATTACGTAATTATGGCTACTAAAAAAGGTCAGGTTAAAAAGACTTCTTTAGAGCAATATTCTCGTCCAAGAACAAACGGAATTAATGCTATTACTATTAAGGACGATGATGTTTTATTAGAAGCTAAACTTACAACTGGTGAAAGCCAAGTAATGTTAGCATTAAAATCTGGTAAAGCTATTCGTTTCGAAGAAGCTAAAACGCGTCCGATGGGCCGTGGAGCATCTGGAGTTCGTGGTATTCGTTTGCAAGATGAAGAAACAGATGAAGTTATCGGAATGATTGCTGTTGATGATATGGAAAGCAACGTGCTTGTAGTATCTGAAAATGGTTATGGAAAACGTTCTAGTTTAGAAGATTATAGAATTACTAACCGTGGTGGAAAAGGTGTTAAAACCATTTCTATTACAGAAAAAACAGGTAATCTAGTGTCTATTAAAAACGTAACGGATGAAGATGATTTGATGATTATCAACAAATCTGGTGTAGCAATTAGATTGGCGGTAGCCGATTTAAGAGTTATGGGGCGTGCAACTCAAGGAGTGAAATTAATAAACCTTAAAGGAAAAGATTCTATTGCCGCAGTCGCTAAAGTAATGCATGAAGATGAAGAGATTGTACTTGAAGGAGAAGAAGGTGAAACTTCTGTAGAAGGCGTTGAAGGTGTTGAAAACACTGATGTTTCTGAAGATGGCACAACTCTTGATAATAATTTAGAAGATAATAACACTGAAATTTAA
- a CDS encoding HD family phosphohydrolase, giving the protein MKDFLNKLYRNHSLIYKVLLFICTTFLIVYLFPKSGKFKYNFEKGKPWQSENLYAPFDFAIKKSESEINKEKEDIINNGTLYFTIDSSIENKVKTAFKKEFTTNFSDTISLTSSSELYKTGIDIISQLYAFGVLNESYSFSEEKRIVILDERVKKQEGIYFDLIKLDKVTSVIEKVLKKHKLSSNKTEFVSLFYDLVEPNLTFDKSFTDKALQEELDKIVYARGSIEKQTLIVSKGEVVQGDKYQILKSLQSEYESQVWSKSSYIWILFAYTLLVALALLMLLLFLMKYRLSVFENNTKVTFIFFNIFLLIFLTTMVVNYNSKFIYVVPICILPLVFKAFFDARLGLFSHVITVLLLGFVVPNSYEYMFLQIIAGIVTILTVKELYKRANLFISVGQITLIYFIAYFAFFVIHEGTVETLDWKTFGYFVLCGLATLFVQPLIYVYEKVFGLVSDVSLLELSDTNSKLLKELSNKAPGTFHHSLNVANLAESSANEIGANAMLVRVGALYHDIGKMKSPTYFTENQSTGINPHDELSSKESARIITDHVIDGIEIAKKNNLPDRVIDFIRTHHGTSVVYYFYMQEKKNHDDVDRLDFSYPGPKPFSKETAILMMCDSIEAASKSLKEPTSTKIDAFVENIINKQIEEGQFLNANITFKEIESIKKVLKHKLANIYHLRIEYPE; this is encoded by the coding sequence GTGAAAGACTTTTTAAATAAATTATACCGAAACCATTCTTTAATATATAAGGTTCTCTTATTTATTTGCACTACGTTTTTAATTGTTTATTTGTTTCCAAAGAGTGGGAAATTTAAATATAATTTTGAAAAGGGAAAGCCATGGCAGTCAGAGAACTTGTATGCGCCTTTCGATTTTGCTATTAAAAAATCTGAAAGCGAAATTAATAAGGAAAAAGAAGATATTATTAATAATGGAACGTTGTATTTTACCATTGATAGTAGTATTGAAAACAAAGTAAAAACAGCATTTAAAAAGGAATTTACTACTAATTTTTCCGATACTATTTCGTTAACATCTTCTAGTGAATTATACAAAACGGGTATCGATATTATTTCTCAGCTTTATGCTTTTGGTGTTTTAAATGAAAGCTATAGTTTTTCCGAAGAAAAAAGAATTGTAATTTTAGACGAACGTGTAAAGAAGCAAGAGGGCATCTATTTCGATTTAATTAAATTGGATAAAGTAACTTCTGTAATAGAAAAAGTTTTAAAAAAGCATAAATTATCTTCTAATAAAACAGAATTTGTTTCATTGTTTTACGACTTAGTAGAGCCAAATTTAACTTTCGATAAATCTTTTACAGACAAAGCTTTACAAGAAGAGTTAGATAAAATAGTTTATGCGAGAGGAAGCATTGAAAAACAAACTTTAATAGTTTCTAAGGGAGAAGTTGTTCAGGGTGATAAATATCAAATATTAAAGTCTTTACAATCGGAATACGAATCGCAGGTCTGGAGCAAATCCAGCTATATTTGGATTTTATTCGCATACACGTTATTGGTGGCCTTAGCGTTACTTATGCTTCTATTATTTTTAATGAAATACAGATTAAGTGTATTTGAAAATAATACGAAAGTTACCTTTATATTCTTCAATATATTTTTGCTAATCTTTCTAACCACGATGGTAGTAAACTACAACTCGAAGTTTATTTATGTGGTGCCAATATGTATTCTGCCTTTAGTTTTTAAAGCGTTTTTCGATGCACGTTTAGGGTTGTTTTCTCATGTTATTACAGTGTTGCTTTTAGGTTTTGTGGTACCAAATAGTTACGAGTATATGTTTTTGCAAATTATTGCAGGTATAGTTACTATACTAACGGTAAAAGAGCTTTATAAACGGGCTAATTTATTTATTTCTGTTGGGCAAATTACGCTTATTTATTTTATAGCTTATTTTGCGTTTTTTGTAATTCATGAAGGAACGGTTGAAACTTTAGACTGGAAAACTTTTGGCTACTTTGTACTTTGTGGTTTAGCAACATTGTTTGTGCAACCTTTAATTTATGTTTACGAGAAAGTTTTCGGGTTGGTTTCCGATGTATCGTTGTTAGAGCTTTCGGATACTAATTCTAAGCTTTTAAAAGAATTGTCTAATAAGGCACCCGGAACGTTTCATCATTCGTTAAACGTTGCTAATTTGGCTGAGTCATCAGCAAATGAAATTGGAGCAAATGCAATGCTAGTTAGGGTAGGAGCTTTGTATCATGATATTGGTAAAATGAAGAGCCCAACTTACTTTACGGAAAATCAATCTACCGGAATTAATCCGCACGATGAGTTGTCGTCTAAAGAAAGTGCAAGAATAATTACCGATCATGTTATTGACGGAATAGAAATTGCGAAGAAAAATAATTTACCAGATCGTGTTATCGATTTTATTAGAACGCATCACGGTACTAGCGTGGTGTATTACTTCTATATGCAAGAAAAAAAGAACCATGATGATGTAGATCGATTAGATTTTAGTTATCCTGGCCCGAAGCCTTTTAGTAAAGAAACTGCTATCCTGATGATGTGTGATAGTATTGAAGCTGCATCTAAGAGTTTAAAGGAGCCAACATCTACCAAAATTGACGCTTTTGTCGAAAATATAATAAATAAGCAGATAGAAGAGGGGCAATTTTTAAATGCGAACATCACTTTTAAAGAAATTGAGTCGATTAAAAAAGTGCTAAAACACAAGCTAGCAAACATTTACCATTTAAGAATTGAATACCCTGAATAA
- a CDS encoding YfiR/HmsC family protein has translation MINLKFSENISCLAKGIILIVIFTCWSNTCFGQKIAVPENIQAALLTKVLKYNPQIPQDNKIKILVVYNNNTVLDKDEFIKGLGSSMVVKAITPKDLERNISEFNVVYFMEGINGFSKMCRINKVLSVTATTRFVEEGEISLGFGIENNKPKILVNLTSLDMEGQSFSSDILRIGKIFK, from the coding sequence ATGATTAACTTAAAGTTCTCCGAAAATATAAGCTGCCTAGCTAAGGGGATAATTCTTATTGTCATTTTTACCTGTTGGAGCAATACTTGTTTTGGACAAAAAATTGCTGTGCCCGAAAATATTCAAGCGGCACTATTAACTAAGGTTTTAAAGTATAATCCTCAAATTCCTCAAGATAATAAAATTAAAATCTTAGTTGTTTACAATAATAATACTGTTCTAGATAAGGACGAATTTATTAAAGGACTAGGAAGCTCAATGGTTGTTAAAGCAATTACTCCAAAAGATTTAGAGAGAAATATTTCAGAATTCAATGTTGTTTATTTTATGGAAGGCATTAATGGCTTTTCTAAAATGTGCAGAATCAATAAGGTTTTATCAGTAACTGCTACAACTCGATTTGTAGAAGAAGGTGAAATCTCCCTCGGATTTGGAATTGAAAACAATAAACCCAAGATATTAGTGAATTTAACATCTCTAGATATGGAGGGACAATCGTTCTCTTCGGATATATTGAGAATTGGAAAAATTTTTAAATAA
- a CDS encoding tetratricopeptide repeat protein, with protein MKKQLIIALAISMGAFSFAQKKELKAVEKAIKSSDFAAAKAAATTAEGLLDAMDEKSKAKYYYLLGQALYADGKGSDADIATALESFTKAESAYGSEVTALKQTITNKFLTKGNAAYEKQDYSNASKYFEKSYRVKEKDTVYLYYAAATAVNVKEYDRALGLYEELKKLGYTGIQKQYFAINKETGEEEILDKATRDLYVKAKSHIKPGERVTESKKPEIVKNVALIYVSEGNNEKAIEAMKEARDENPEDVNLILSEANIHFKMGNTEKFQELLTKATELEPENAELQYNLGVIASQSDHPVEAKAYYEKAIELDPNYVNAYINISALVLAREEPLITEMNGLGSSKKDDLRYDELREERQNLYKEAVPFLAKALEIDTENLSAAKTLMNIYNILGESDKAKGLKAKVEALEGAQ; from the coding sequence ATGAAAAAACAATTAATCATAGCTTTAGCCATTTCAATGGGTGCATTTTCATTTGCACAAAAGAAAGAATTGAAGGCAGTAGAAAAAGCTATTAAATCGAGCGATTTTGCAGCGGCAAAAGCAGCAGCAACTACAGCAGAAGGTCTTTTAGATGCTATGGATGAAAAATCTAAGGCAAAGTATTACTACTTATTAGGACAAGCACTTTATGCTGATGGAAAAGGATCTGATGCAGATATTGCAACGGCTCTAGAAAGTTTTACAAAAGCAGAAAGCGCATACGGATCGGAAGTAACAGCTTTAAAGCAAACTATTACTAACAAGTTTTTAACTAAAGGTAATGCTGCTTACGAAAAGCAAGATTATTCTAATGCTTCTAAGTATTTTGAAAAGTCTTATAGAGTAAAAGAAAAAGATACTGTTTATCTTTATTACGCAGCTGCAACAGCAGTAAACGTAAAAGAGTATGATAGAGCTTTAGGATTATATGAAGAACTTAAAAAATTAGGTTACACAGGTATCCAAAAGCAATATTTTGCAATTAACAAGGAAACTGGAGAAGAAGAAATTCTAGATAAAGCAACTCGTGATCTTTACGTAAAAGCAAAGAGCCATATTAAGCCAGGTGAGCGTGTAACAGAGTCTAAAAAACCAGAAATTGTGAAAAACGTAGCATTAATTTATGTTAGCGAAGGTAACAATGAGAAGGCTATTGAGGCCATGAAAGAAGCTAGAGATGAAAATCCTGAAGATGTAAACTTAATTCTTTCTGAAGCTAATATTCATTTCAAAATGGGTAACACTGAAAAGTTTCAAGAGCTTTTAACTAAAGCTACAGAATTAGAGCCAGAAAATGCTGAGTTACAATATAACTTAGGTGTAATTGCATCGCAATCTGATCACCCAGTAGAGGCTAAGGCTTATTATGAGAAAGCAATTGAATTAGATCCTAATTATGTAAATGCTTATATTAATATTTCTGCTCTTGTATTAGCGAGAGAAGAGCCACTTATTACTGAAATGAATGGTTTAGGAAGTTCTAAAAAAGATGATTTACGTTACGATGAATTAAGAGAAGAGCGTCAAAACTTATATAAAGAAGCAGTACCATTTTTAGCGAAAGCTTTAGAAATAGATACTGAAAACTTAAGCGCAGCTAAAACTTTAATGAACATCTATAATATTTTAGGTGAATCTGATAAAGCGAAAGGTTTAAAAGCTAAAGTTGAAGCTTTAGAAGGGGCTCAATAA
- a CDS encoding C40 family peptidase — protein sequence MQYGICNLSIVPLRLEPSDASELISQVIYGDLFKVLEQRKNWSKIRIAFDTYEGWIDNKQYVELTEEQYTNLDRQPLQLSGDLVEFIQDKNEQLHPIVFGSSLNGISILDHDYDGGVISGIRPKSQIIQTAFTYLNAPYLWGGKTPFGIDCSGFTQMVYKLNGYKLLRDASQQATQGEALSFIEESEPGDLAFFDNSEGAITHVGLIMEDNYIIHAHGKVRIDRLDHSGIYNVDKRKHTHKLRVIKKII from the coding sequence ATGCAATACGGAATTTGTAATTTAAGCATTGTACCTCTAAGACTAGAACCATCGGACGCTAGCGAATTAATTTCGCAAGTAATTTATGGTGATTTGTTTAAAGTTTTGGAACAACGTAAAAATTGGAGTAAAATTAGAATTGCCTTTGATACTTACGAAGGTTGGATAGATAATAAACAATATGTTGAATTAACCGAAGAACAATACACCAATTTAGACAGACAGCCCTTGCAGCTTTCTGGGGATTTGGTTGAATTTATTCAAGATAAAAACGAACAACTCCACCCTATTGTTTTTGGATCTAGCTTAAACGGAATCTCTATATTAGATCACGACTATGACGGTGGTGTAATTTCTGGAATTCGTCCTAAATCACAAATAATACAAACTGCTTTTACCTACTTAAACGCTCCTTATTTATGGGGAGGAAAAACACCTTTTGGAATAGACTGCTCTGGTTTTACTCAAATGGTTTACAAATTAAACGGGTATAAATTACTTCGTGATGCCTCTCAGCAGGCCACACAAGGTGAAGCTTTAAGCTTTATAGAAGAAAGTGAACCTGGAGATTTAGCCTTTTTTGATAATAGCGAAGGCGCTATTACTCATGTTGGTTTAATTATGGAAGATAATTACATTATACACGCACATGGTAAAGTAAGAATTGATCGCTTAGACCATTCTGGAATTTACAATGTAGATAAAAGAAAACACACGCATAAACTACGCGTAATCAAAAAGATTATTTAA